From Pseudovibrio sp. Tun.PSC04-5.I4, a single genomic window includes:
- a CDS encoding IS66 family transposase, translated as MNQSLNSLPDDPVLLKAMVLALQGKVESLQANEQAHLVLITWFKQALAKLRRQRFGASSEKIDREIAQLELALENLETAHPCQEPEDEQLPVPELATSTLEEPPKPTRGKPRVRSDVERERVTLQSPKACPECGGELRLIGEDVSELVEFITAKLKVIETARPKTSCRVCEKIVQAPAPTRPIEKSSAGASLLAHILVSKFDDHLPLYRQNEILARHGIDIPRSTLSDWCGLAMKTLAPLSELLKAEVMLSDRLHTDDTPIDVLGRQFKAASGSGKASRQGRIWTYVRDDRPFAGEAPPIAAYWFSANRKADNPRCHLKEFSGILQADAYAGYKQLYDSGDIKEAACWAHWRRDFHDIFTATKSELARYALEQIGKLYDIERQISGKPPDLRHEVRQKHSKPIAQAFKAWCEAQLTRISGKSPLAKAIRYGLSRWHAFTLFLDEGRVAIDNNAAERAVRPIALGRKNFLFAGSMAGGETLADAMTLIETAKLNGLNPQDYLTDVLARINDHMINRLHEFLPWNWKPDAKSQRQAQIMAP; from the coding sequence ATGAACCAGTCTCTTAACTCCCTTCCTGATGATCCAGTTTTACTCAAGGCCATGGTGCTGGCGTTGCAGGGAAAGGTTGAGAGTTTACAAGCCAATGAGCAGGCCCATCTGGTTCTGATCACATGGTTCAAACAAGCTTTGGCCAAGTTGCGCAGGCAACGCTTTGGCGCATCTTCAGAAAAGATCGACCGCGAGATTGCCCAGCTTGAACTGGCGCTGGAAAACCTGGAGACTGCCCACCCATGCCAGGAGCCGGAAGATGAGCAGTTGCCCGTGCCGGAACTGGCCACCTCCACACTTGAAGAGCCCCCCAAACCGACCCGCGGCAAACCTCGGGTGCGTAGCGATGTGGAACGCGAGCGGGTCACTCTGCAGTCACCCAAAGCGTGCCCCGAGTGTGGCGGCGAGCTGCGGCTCATCGGGGAGGATGTGTCTGAGCTGGTGGAGTTCATCACCGCAAAGCTAAAGGTGATTGAAACAGCGCGGCCCAAGACGTCCTGCCGGGTGTGCGAGAAAATCGTGCAAGCTCCAGCACCAACCCGGCCCATTGAAAAATCCAGTGCCGGAGCCAGCTTACTGGCGCATATTCTGGTCTCCAAGTTCGATGATCATTTGCCGCTATACCGTCAGAACGAAATCCTTGCCCGGCATGGCATTGATATTCCCCGCTCTACTCTGTCGGACTGGTGCGGGCTTGCCATGAAAACGCTGGCTCCGCTGAGCGAACTGCTTAAAGCTGAGGTGATGCTCTCAGATCGCTTGCATACCGATGACACACCCATTGATGTCCTGGGTCGCCAGTTCAAGGCGGCGAGCGGTTCCGGCAAAGCTTCGAGGCAGGGCCGGATCTGGACCTATGTGCGCGATGATCGCCCCTTCGCAGGAGAGGCCCCGCCTATTGCTGCCTATTGGTTCTCCGCAAATCGCAAGGCTGACAACCCGCGATGCCACCTCAAAGAGTTTTCCGGCATTCTGCAGGCCGATGCCTATGCCGGCTACAAGCAACTTTATGACAGCGGGGACATTAAAGAAGCCGCCTGCTGGGCGCATTGGCGCCGCGACTTCCATGATATCTTCACCGCCACCAAATCAGAACTGGCCAGATACGCACTGGAGCAGATCGGTAAGCTTTATGACATTGAACGTCAGATCAGCGGAAAACCACCAGACCTGCGGCATGAAGTGAGGCAGAAGCACAGTAAACCCATCGCTCAGGCCTTCAAGGCCTGGTGCGAGGCTCAGCTTACCCGCATCTCAGGCAAATCACCGCTGGCCAAAGCCATCCGTTATGGCCTCTCCCGTTGGCACGCCTTCACCTTGTTCCTCGACGAGGGTCGCGTCGCGATCGACAACAATGCGGCTGAGCGCGCAGTCAGACCTATTGCATTGGGCCGTAAAAACTTCTTATTTGCCGGATCAATGGCCGGCGGAGAAACTCTGGCGGACGCCATGACGTTGATTGAAACCGCCAAACTCAATGGTCTCAACCCGCAGGACTATCTCACAGATGTCCTTGCCCGCATCAACGATCACATGATCAACCGCCTCCACGAGTTCCTGCCATGGAACTGGAAGCCGGACGCAAAATCACAGCGTCAAGCCCAAATCATGGCGCCTTGA
- the tnpB gene encoding IS66 family insertion sequence element accessory protein TnpB (TnpB, as the term is used for proteins encoded by IS66 family insertion elements, is considered an accessory protein, since TnpC, encoded by a neighboring gene, is a DDE family transposase.) yields the protein MIGPGTGVRVYLACGVTDMRKGIAGLAALAETELRQRPANGAVFAFRGRRGDRIKLLYWDGQGFCLYYKVLEKGRFPWPSPVDGSARLTSAQLAMLWEGMDWRRPSWGAPPVRMG from the coding sequence ATGATCGGGCCGGGAACAGGTGTGCGGGTTTATCTTGCGTGCGGTGTGACGGATATGCGCAAGGGCATTGCGGGTCTGGCCGCTTTGGCGGAGACGGAATTACGCCAGCGCCCTGCAAATGGCGCCGTGTTTGCGTTTCGCGGTCGGCGCGGCGATCGGATCAAGTTGCTTTACTGGGATGGTCAGGGATTTTGCCTTTACTACAAGGTGCTGGAAAAGGGTCGGTTCCCGTGGCCTTCACCAGTCGATGGCTCAGCCAGATTGACCTCAGCACAGCTGGCCATGCTGTGGGAAGGGATGGACTGGAGACGCCCCAGTTGGGGAGCTCCGCCCGTTCGAATGGGGTGA
- a CDS encoding transposase, protein MLDESRPRRSWTRVEKAAITAQVGVDGATLFDVAQSHGVGRYLLKRWMAQYCDSNTSENTKAPIFVPVVVTDPEPSGPTVIEVGLGNGRSLRVSSDLSDAQVRRFIGLVEAT, encoded by the coding sequence TTGTTGGATGAATCGAGGCCACGGCGGTCGTGGACACGGGTAGAAAAGGCGGCAATCACTGCGCAAGTTGGGGTTGATGGAGCAACGCTGTTTGATGTTGCGCAGAGCCATGGTGTCGGCCGGTACTTGCTGAAGCGATGGATGGCTCAGTACTGCGACAGCAACACAAGTGAAAACACGAAGGCTCCCATTTTTGTGCCTGTTGTTGTTACTGATCCTGAGCCTTCAGGACCCACCGTTATTGAGGTTGGGCTCGGGAACGGTCGCAGCCTGAGGGTTTCCAGTGACTTAAGTGATGCGCAGGTTCGCCGGTTTATTGGGCTGGTGGAAGCGACATGA
- a CDS encoding IS66 family transposase zinc-finger binding domain-containing protein, which translates to MQKPLNSLPNDPELLKAIVLSLQGENQVLSGKVSSLEANETAFLDLISHLRLTLTKLRKQRFGSSSEKIDRQIEQLELALEHAQMAHPSQSPEEDQLPVPDLVSDTPEASVKPTRGKPRVRGDVERERATLEPQGNCPDCGGELRLIGEDVSELVEFITARLKVIETARPKKSCRSCEKIVQVPAPTRPIARSSAGASLLSHILVSKFDDQLPLYRNRPLRTALLGCV; encoded by the coding sequence ATGCAAAAGCCGCTTAACTCCCTTCCTAATGATCCTGAACTGCTCAAAGCCATAGTGCTGAGTTTGCAGGGAGAGAACCAGGTTCTGAGCGGCAAAGTGAGCAGCCTTGAAGCCAACGAGACCGCTTTTCTGGATCTGATTTCCCACCTGCGCCTGACACTTACTAAACTTCGAAAACAGCGCTTTGGCTCGTCTTCGGAAAAGATTGACCGCCAGATCGAGCAACTGGAACTGGCGCTGGAACATGCCCAGATGGCTCACCCTTCACAGAGCCCAGAAGAAGACCAGCTACCTGTTCCTGATTTGGTTTCAGACACACCTGAAGCGTCCGTCAAACCAACCCGTGGCAAGCCTCGGGTGCGCGGCGATGTGGAACGCGAACGCGCTACTCTGGAACCTCAAGGAAACTGCCCAGACTGTGGTGGTGAACTGCGGCTCATTGGGGAAGATGTGTCTGAACTTGTTGAGTTCATCACTGCCAGACTGAAGGTGATTGAAACCGCAAGGCCTAAGAAATCCTGCCGCTCTTGTGAAAAAATCGTGCAAGTGCCAGCCCCCACACGGCCTATTGCCCGTTCCAGTGCCGGAGCCAGTCTGCTTTCTCACATTCTGGTCTCCAAATTCGATGATCAGCTTCCGCTCTACCGTAACCGTCCGCTCAGGACCGCCTTACTTGGTTGCGTTTGA
- the tnpB gene encoding IS66 family insertion sequence element accessory protein TnpB (TnpB, as the term is used for proteins encoded by IS66 family insertion elements, is considered an accessory protein, since TnpC, encoded by a neighboring gene, is a DDE family transposase.): MIGPGTGVRVYLACGVTDMRKGISGLAALAETELRQRPANGAVFAFRGRRGDRVKLLYWDGQGFCLYYKVLETGCFPWPSPADGTARLTSAQLAMLWEGMDWRRPSWGSPPARMG; the protein is encoded by the coding sequence ATGATTGGGCCGGGAACAGGCGTGCGAGTGTATCTGGCCTGCGGAGTGACCGACATGCGCAAGGGGATTTCTGGCTTAGCCGCACTGGCGGAAACAGAATTGCGTCAGCGCCCGGCAAATGGAGCGGTGTTTGCATTCCGAGGTCGGCGCGGAGATCGGGTCAAACTGCTTTATTGGGATGGTCAGGGCTTTTGCCTTTATTACAAGGTGTTGGAAACCGGCTGTTTTCCCTGGCCATCGCCCGCAGACGGCACGGCCAGACTGACGTCAGCCCAACTTGCGATGCTGTGGGAAGGGATGGACTGGAGACGGCCGAGTTGGGGATCTCCGCCGGCAAGAATGGGGTGA
- a CDS encoding transposase translates to MSKVKQVRRTWTREEKLSIISEIGVDGASVLDISRQHNIDRYLLRRWLKHFSSAESADIERQSVFVPVVVAAPDPAPVHPVCIEVGLSTGRSLRLSSDLSDTQIQRFIVLVETA, encoded by the coding sequence TTGTCTAAAGTTAAGCAGGTGCGGCGCACGTGGACGCGTGAAGAGAAGCTGTCGATTATCTCTGAGATTGGGGTTGATGGTGCCTCTGTTCTTGATATTTCCCGCCAACACAACATTGATCGTTATCTACTGAGGCGTTGGCTCAAGCATTTTAGCAGTGCTGAAAGTGCCGATATTGAGCGCCAGTCAGTCTTTGTGCCAGTTGTGGTTGCTGCCCCGGATCCTGCTCCAGTACATCCTGTTTGTATTGAAGTTGGTTTGAGCACAGGACGCAGCTTGAGGCTTTCCAGCGATCTGAGCGATACACAGATCCAGCGCTTCATTGTCTTGGTGGAAACGGCATGA
- a CDS encoding transposase: protein MLDESRPRRSWTRVEKVAITAQVGVDGATLFDVAQSHGVGRYLLKRWMAQYCESNTSENTKAPIFGNRPLKAPWFGLDAVILRPASSSMAGARGGG, encoded by the coding sequence TTGTTGGATGAATCGAGGCCACGGCGGTCGTGGACACGGGTAGAAAAGGTGGCAATCACTGCGCAAGTTGGGGTTGATGGAGCAACGTTGTTTGATGTTGCGCAGAGCCATGGTGTCGGCCGGTACTTGCTGAAGCGATGGATGGCTCAGTACTGCGAGAGCAACACAAGTGAAAACACGAAGGCTCCCATTTTTGGTAACCGTCCGCTCAAGGCGCCATGGTTTGGGCTTGACGCTGTGATTTTGCGTCCGGCTTCCAGCTCCATGGCAGGAGCTCGTGGAGGCGGTTGA
- a CDS encoding amino acid racemase codes for MLSNKHIITSKKKPIGIIGGMGPYATLDFLNKIAISAKAAHDQQHVPFLLYSNPETPDRTSALLHGGASPLPLMVEGVTWLNSFELACVAIPCNTAHCWFKELQLLSDNTILHIAQVLCKSLIHKKCKSVAILSTSATSSQRIYESHINSYDIDIDNICNIEVNDIVETSIHLIKRGMIQEAQSLLLPLIDNLLSFGVEYIILGCTELPIALCGFGFPFNEKLLDPTLALAEECVRISCNTAMANIVQPA; via the coding sequence TTGTTATCCAATAAACATATAATAACAAGCAAAAAGAAACCGATTGGCATTATTGGCGGCATGGGACCTTATGCCACGTTAGATTTTCTGAACAAGATAGCGATAAGCGCAAAAGCGGCGCATGACCAGCAACATGTTCCATTTCTATTGTACTCCAATCCCGAGACTCCAGATAGGACTAGTGCGCTACTCCACGGTGGTGCTTCACCTTTGCCGTTAATGGTTGAGGGAGTTACATGGCTAAATTCATTTGAGTTAGCTTGTGTTGCAATTCCTTGCAACACGGCACACTGTTGGTTCAAAGAGCTTCAGCTATTATCAGATAATACAATTCTTCATATTGCCCAAGTTTTATGTAAATCCTTAATACATAAGAAATGTAAATCTGTAGCAATTCTATCTACATCAGCAACCTCATCTCAAAGAATATATGAGTCTCATATTAATAGTTATGATATAGATATTGACAATATATGTAATATTGAAGTTAATGATATAGTTGAGACATCTATACACTTAATAAAACGTGGAATGATACAAGAAGCTCAATCATTATTGCTTCCATTAATTGATAATTTACTATCATTTGGAGTTGAATATATCATTCTCGGGTGCACAGAACTCCCCATAGCTTTGTGTGGATTTGGGTTTCCCTTTAACGAAAAACTCCTTGATCCAACCCTCGCGCTAGCCGAAGAGTGCGTTCGTATAAGCTGCAACACAGCGATGGCAAATATTGTTCAACCAGCCTAA